A single region of the Oceanispirochaeta sp. M1 genome encodes:
- the rpsU gene encoding 30S ribosomal protein S21, whose product MANILVNDDESLDKAISRFRRIVEKEGIVREYKKRQYFQSPSALKHEQEKAKQRKELNNLRKSKKNKDY is encoded by the coding sequence TTGGCCAATATCCTTGTGAATGATGATGAAAGTTTAGATAAGGCAATTAGTAGATTCAGAAGAATTGTAGAAAAGGAAGGTATTGTTAGAGAGTACAAAAAAAGACAATATTTCCAGAGTCCTTCAGCTCTAAAACATGAGCAGGAAAAGGCTAAACAAAGAAAAGAACTTAATAATCTCAGAAAATCCAAAAAGAATAAGGATTATTAA
- a CDS encoding GNAT family N-acetyltransferase has protein sequence MFNFYIKEIDQCTSQELSDFKNTLLERSEINSENIDKRILRTKFLAFHYLESKLIGIGAIKSPSCGYRNRILAGQDTPSLNELPDSEIGWFYVHNDFQGKGIGGYILSELLKKTPPMNLFAVTEYTNREARHLLAKNNFSFSSEINLNKEKVYLLYSRNM, from the coding sequence GTGTTTAATTTTTATATAAAAGAAATTGATCAATGTACTAGTCAAGAACTCTCTGATTTCAAAAATACTTTATTAGAAAGAAGTGAAATCAATTCAGAAAATATTGATAAAAGAATCTTAAGAACAAAATTCTTGGCTTTTCATTATTTGGAATCCAAACTTATCGGAATCGGTGCTATTAAGTCACCAAGCTGTGGATACAGAAATAGAATTTTGGCTGGTCAGGATACTCCATCTCTTAATGAATTGCCCGATTCTGAAATAGGATGGTTTTATGTACATAATGATTTTCAGGGTAAAGGGATTGGTGGTTATATACTTTCTGAATTATTAAAAAAAACTCCACCTATGAATTTATTTGCTGTAACTGAATATACCAATAGAGAAGCGAGACATCTTTTAGCAAAGAATAATTTTTCTTTTTCCAGCGAAATCAATTTAAATAAAGAAAAGGTCTATCTCCTATATTCTAGAAATATGTAA
- a CDS encoding single-stranded DNA-binding protein, translated as MNQLNSVILEGNLVRDPEARLTPKGTPVCKFAVASNRSYKAEGVRQEEVSYFDVEVWSKVAEACEKHLQKGRGVRVVGRLKQDRWIDEEGGSHHKIKVVGEHVEFKPQNTASAGPGDSNESEDENLKESIEDTVEESLEEVLI; from the coding sequence ATGAATCAATTAAATTCTGTAATTTTAGAAGGCAACTTAGTCAGAGATCCCGAGGCCAGACTCACCCCCAAGGGAACTCCGGTCTGCAAGTTTGCCGTGGCCAGCAACAGGTCCTACAAAGCGGAGGGAGTCAGACAGGAAGAAGTTTCCTATTTTGATGTGGAAGTCTGGTCCAAGGTTGCCGAAGCCTGTGAAAAGCATCTGCAGAAAGGGCGAGGTGTCCGTGTGGTTGGCCGTCTGAAACAGGACCGCTGGATCGATGAAGAGGGGGGCTCTCATCACAAAATTAAGGTTGTGGGAGAACATGTGGAATTCAAACCCCAGAACACTGCCTCTGCAGGACCCGGAGACTCGAATGAATCGGAAGATGAAAACCTTAAAGAATCCATTGAGGATACTGTAGAGGAGAGTCTGGAGGAAGTTCTGATCTGA
- a CDS encoding carbohydrate kinase, with amino-acid sequence MIISLGEGLIDFISQNELSFSGYPGGSPYNSSIAIARLNVPVQYVGRISKDIFGDKLLSYLNENNVGTDLTIRTDDPTTLSFVQKQSDGSASYAFFANDTADKLWQAAELDKLPLPEELKIIHFGSISLSQEPSGSVLTEFLIKRCSEYLLSFDPNIRPALVSDRQLYMERFESICSICSIVKLSDEDLEWLYPGKEREEAVSSILGLGTALVALTEGKEGGRLFTENVTVHSPLFDLPVADTIGAGDTFHGALLAYLYKKGIFSKSQILEMSEEELISLGDYANKAAGINCSRNGANPPSESEMIEITL; translated from the coding sequence ATGATTATCAGTTTAGGAGAAGGTCTCATAGATTTTATAAGTCAGAATGAACTAAGTTTCTCAGGGTATCCGGGAGGTTCTCCTTACAACAGCTCAATTGCCATTGCAAGGCTCAATGTTCCGGTCCAATATGTGGGAAGAATTAGTAAAGACATCTTCGGTGATAAACTGCTTTCATATCTTAATGAAAATAATGTGGGAACGGATTTGACTATAAGAACAGATGATCCCACCACTCTCAGCTTTGTTCAAAAACAGAGTGACGGTTCTGCCAGCTATGCTTTCTTTGCCAATGATACCGCAGATAAATTATGGCAGGCTGCAGAACTGGATAAATTACCACTTCCGGAGGAGCTGAAAATTATTCATTTCGGGTCTATTTCTCTCAGTCAGGAACCCAGTGGTTCAGTCCTTACAGAATTTCTGATTAAGAGATGTTCAGAGTACCTTCTCTCTTTTGATCCTAATATCCGGCCGGCCCTTGTTTCTGACAGACAATTGTATATGGAACGTTTTGAGTCCATTTGCAGTATCTGCAGCATCGTCAAGTTAAGCGATGAGGATCTGGAATGGCTATACCCCGGAAAGGAGAGGGAAGAGGCAGTCTCATCAATTCTTGGTCTGGGAACAGCTTTAGTAGCTTTGACAGAGGGAAAAGAGGGAGGACGTTTATTCACTGAAAATGTCACAGTACACAGCCCACTCTTTGATCTCCCTGTGGCTGATACAATAGGTGCGGGTGATACTTTCCATGGGGCTCTGCTGGCCTACCTATATAAAAAAGGGATCTTCAGTAAATCTCAGATTTTAGAGATGAGTGAAGAAGAATTGATCTCTTTGGGAGACTATGCAAATAAAGCAGCCGGTATTAATTGCAGCCGTAATGGAGCAAATCCTCCAAGTGAATCAGAAATGATAGAAATAACACTCTAA